A single region of the Salicibibacter cibi genome encodes:
- the ftsH gene encoding ATP-dependent zinc metalloprotease FtsH, protein MNRTVRYTFFWLFVLLILIGIVQLFTDDPVEDEMMNTDEFMQALEQDEIASMTVQPEMEVYLIEGEMVNGGEEDEANEFTAHILRSPEVTDMLLDAMETNESLTAVDTEPGEEPGGWLQFLVAVIPFIIIFILFFFLLSQMQGGGNKMMNFGKSKAKMQQESDKKKARFKDVAGAEEEKQELVEIVDFLKDPRKFANIGARIPKGVLLVGPPGTGKTLLGRAVAGEAGVPFFSISGSDFVEMFVGVGASRVRDLFNNAKNNAPCIIFIDELDAVGRQRGAGVGGGHDEREQTLNQLLVEMDGFEGNEGIIIIAATNRSDVLDPALLRPGRFDRQITVGLPDVRGREDVLKVHVREKPIDDDVELGAIAQRTPGFSGAELENLLNEAALVAARSNSVKIKMVHIEEAIDRVIAGPAKKTRVISEKEKNIVAHHEAGHTVVGVKLQNADAVHKVTIVPRGQAGGYAMMLPKEDRYFMTKPELLDKIVGLLGGRVSEDIIFGEASTGAHNDFQRATAIARKMVMEYGMSEKLGPLQFGSTGGGQVFLGRDIQNEQNYSDAIAHEIDKEVQKIIKDSYERCRQILTENKDKLELVAQNLLELETLDAEQIYSLVEEGKLPEGHHSNQTQEDALKNSGDVDPVDDENVKVNIGSQEEEQPETKNDQSKANEETEEQDQTEEQDNEEKQEDDNRRS, encoded by the coding sequence ATGAATCGAACAGTGAGATATACATTTTTTTGGTTATTTGTTCTTCTAATACTTATCGGGATTGTTCAACTGTTTACAGATGATCCGGTTGAAGATGAAATGATGAATACGGATGAATTTATGCAAGCGCTTGAACAAGATGAGATTGCCTCGATGACCGTTCAGCCTGAGATGGAAGTTTACCTCATTGAGGGTGAAATGGTGAATGGGGGCGAAGAAGACGAAGCGAATGAATTTACCGCGCATATTTTACGCTCTCCGGAAGTTACGGACATGTTGCTGGATGCAATGGAAACCAATGAGTCATTAACGGCTGTTGATACAGAACCCGGCGAGGAACCGGGAGGCTGGTTGCAATTTCTCGTAGCGGTGATTCCGTTCATCATCATTTTCATCCTTTTCTTCTTCTTGCTGAGCCAGATGCAAGGCGGCGGAAACAAGATGATGAATTTCGGGAAAAGCAAAGCGAAAATGCAGCAGGAATCAGACAAGAAAAAAGCCCGTTTTAAAGACGTCGCCGGTGCTGAAGAAGAAAAGCAGGAACTTGTGGAAATCGTGGACTTTTTGAAGGATCCGCGCAAGTTTGCAAACATTGGCGCGCGTATTCCAAAAGGGGTGCTCCTTGTTGGGCCTCCGGGAACGGGTAAAACATTGCTCGGTCGGGCAGTTGCCGGTGAAGCAGGCGTTCCTTTCTTCTCCATCAGCGGTTCCGATTTCGTGGAAATGTTCGTTGGTGTCGGTGCATCCAGGGTGCGTGACCTGTTTAACAATGCAAAAAACAACGCTCCTTGTATTATTTTCATCGACGAATTGGATGCTGTTGGCCGTCAACGTGGCGCAGGCGTCGGCGGTGGCCACGATGAGCGTGAACAAACATTAAACCAGTTGCTCGTTGAGATGGATGGATTTGAAGGAAATGAAGGCATTATTATCATTGCCGCAACCAACCGCTCTGACGTTCTTGACCCGGCACTATTGCGCCCGGGACGTTTTGACCGTCAAATCACTGTCGGATTGCCGGATGTAAGGGGCCGTGAAGACGTACTGAAAGTTCACGTTCGCGAAAAGCCAATCGATGATGACGTTGAGCTTGGTGCCATCGCGCAACGAACACCCGGCTTCTCAGGTGCCGAATTGGAAAACCTTCTTAATGAAGCTGCGTTAGTTGCCGCGAGATCCAATAGCGTCAAGATTAAAATGGTGCATATTGAAGAAGCGATTGACCGTGTTATTGCGGGTCCTGCGAAGAAAACGAGAGTGATCTCCGAGAAAGAGAAAAATATTGTAGCTCACCACGAAGCTGGCCATACGGTCGTTGGTGTGAAGCTGCAGAATGCGGATGCCGTGCATAAAGTGACGATCGTTCCGCGCGGGCAAGCGGGCGGCTATGCCATGATGCTCCCGAAAGAAGATCGCTACTTTATGACAAAACCGGAGTTGCTTGATAAAATCGTCGGTTTGCTAGGCGGACGCGTATCGGAAGATATCATTTTTGGAGAAGCAAGCACAGGTGCACACAATGACTTCCAACGCGCTACCGCAATCGCGCGAAAAATGGTCATGGAGTACGGCATGAGCGAAAAATTAGGGCCGTTGCAATTTGGATCTACCGGTGGAGGGCAAGTATTCCTCGGCCGCGATATTCAAAATGAGCAAAATTATTCCGATGCAATCGCCCACGAGATTGATAAAGAAGTGCAAAAGATTATTAAAGACAGTTACGAACGTTGTCGTCAAATCTTGACAGAGAACAAAGATAAACTTGAACTCGTTGCGCAAAATTTGCTTGAATTAGAGACATTGGATGCCGAGCAAATTTATTCTCTTGTCGAAGAAGGAAAGTTGCCTGAGGGTCATCATTCCAATCAGACACAAGAAGATGCGCTTAAGAATTCGGGAGATGTTGATCCTGTAGATGATGAAAACGTGAAGGTTAACATTGGCTCACAAGAAGAAGAGCAACCAGAAACAAAAAACGATCAATCAAAAGCGAATGAAGAAACCGAAGAGCAAGATCAAACCGAAGAACAAGACAACGAAGAGAAACAAGAAGACGATAATCGTCGCTCATAG
- the hpt gene encoding hypoxanthine phosphoribosyltransferase, protein MKEDIEKILIKEDEIKEKTKAIGKRMTHEYKDSFPLVIGVLKGAMPFMADLTRAIHAHLEIDFMDVSSYGNKMVSSGEVKIEKDLDASVKDRDIIIVEDIIDSGLTLSYLVSLFHHRQANSVKIVTLLDKPEGRKADIVPDIVGFTVPDEFVVGYGLDYAERYRNLPYIGILKPEIYRGS, encoded by the coding sequence ATGAAGGAAGATATTGAAAAAATTTTGATCAAAGAAGATGAAATCAAGGAGAAAACGAAAGCGATCGGCAAACGTATGACACACGAATATAAAGACAGTTTTCCGCTCGTTATCGGGGTGCTGAAAGGTGCCATGCCTTTTATGGCGGATCTGACCCGGGCGATTCACGCCCATCTTGAAATTGATTTTATGGATGTTTCCAGCTATGGAAACAAAATGGTCTCTTCCGGAGAAGTTAAAATTGAGAAAGACCTGGACGCTTCCGTGAAGGACAGAGATATTATTATCGTGGAGGATATCATTGATAGCGGTTTGACATTAAGCTATCTCGTCAGCTTATTCCATCATCGCCAAGCGAACTCCGTAAAGATTGTAACGTTATTAGATAAACCGGAAGGGCGAAAAGCTGACATTGTACCGGATATTGTCGGTTTTACAGTGCCGGATGAGTTTGTTGTCGGCTACGGGCTTGACTATGCGGAACGGTACCGAAACCTCCCGTACATCGGCATTTTAAAGCCGGAGATTTACCGAGGTTCTTGA